A section of the Papio anubis isolate 15944 chromosome 4, Panubis1.0, whole genome shotgun sequence genome encodes:
- the LOC101000231 gene encoding LOW QUALITY PROTEIN: uncharacterized protein LOC101000231 (The sequence of the model RefSeq protein was modified relative to this genomic sequence to represent the inferred CDS: deleted 1 base in 1 codon; substituted 1 base at 1 genomic stop codon): protein MRDQSGAPPRERREGGPARRFMAAAGPLRTERVSVLSQPNSGVEDPTPAGGRGQGRRRGREELESIGAGPGASVPILPALRPGLGGVWGDGAASLVFQAGSGSSRLGWPGRDWRCILALYRGWVCRSEGTANVAFPGTASPGFSRARQTRDLRKPELKTPSHMASERAVEAGNPSGGALHRDASGEWGASVPAWKGGWGDGXSGSGGRAKERMLAFSSPAGGRIRGERVQAASNTRIWEEPGSTPN, encoded by the exons ATGCGAGACCAGTCTGGAGCACCCCCGCGTGAGCGACGGGAAGGAGGGCCCGCCCGGAGATTTATGGCCGCAGCCGGCCCCCTGCGCACCGAGCGCGTCTCCGTCCTTTCCCAGCCAAACAGTGGAGTGGAGGACCCGACCCCGGCTGGAGGAAGAGGCCAGGGCCGGAGGCGGGGCCGAGAGGAGCTGGAATCCATCGGGGCTGGGCCTGGCGCTTCAGTCCCAATTCTGCCCGCCTTGCGCCCTGGTCTCGGTGGGGTGTGGGGCGATGGCGCCGCGTCCCTGGTCTTCCAGGCAGGTTCGGGCAGCTCCCGGCTGGGTTGGCCCGGCCGCGAC TGGCGCTGTATCTTGGCGCTGTATCGCGGCTGGGTCTGTCGCAGCGAGGGGACAGCGAACGTGGCTTTCCCGGGCACAGCCTCTCCGGGTTTTAGCCGCGCCCGCCAGACACGGGACCTGCGGAAACCGGAGCTTAAGACACCCAGCCACATGGCCTCTGAGCGGGCAGTAGAAGCCGGCAATCCCTCAGGGGGTGCCCTTCACCGAGATGCCAGCGGAGAGTGGGGGGCTTCGGTCCCTGCCTGGAAAGGCGGTTGGGGAGATGGGTGAAGTGGCTCGGGTGGCCGCGCCAAGGAAAGGATGCTGGCTTTTTCTTCCCCCGCTGGGGGAAGGATAAGGGGAGAACGTGTCCAAGCGGCCAGCAACACCAGAATTTGGGAAGAACCGGGTTCAACGCCGAATTGA